One Coffea arabica cultivar ET-39 chromosome 5e, Coffea Arabica ET-39 HiFi, whole genome shotgun sequence DNA segment encodes these proteins:
- the LOC113688341 gene encoding zinc finger protein CONSTANS-LIKE 9-like has product MGYMCDFCGEQRSIVYCRSDAASLCLSCDRNVHSANALSRRHSRTLVCERCNLQPAFVRCIEEKISLCPNCDWLGHGGSNTGSTHKRQAVSCYSGCPSAAELSTIWPFFLDFPLVGDSKCEQIMGSMSINEVSRDSQGAQGKKNIQDASVAVGVTNIQNVDKSTAWTGSSMLPYDTKLQNIELPAASTCAGSPKLSCFGAKGQTVCEDDSFYENFNMDEVDLSIENYDELFGAALDNPEKLFENDDIDGLFGMEISGADSNCQDAHLMEGSSMGRINGIQPACSTAASADSMMSCKTEPNICFARQAHSSLSFSGLTGESSAGDYQDCGASSLLLMGEPPWCPPCPESSNLASSRSNAVMRYKEKKKTRKFEKKVRYASRKARADVRRRVKGRFVKAGDAYDYDPMTPTRSY; this is encoded by the exons ATGGGTTATATGTGTGATTTTTGTGGCGAGCAAAGGTCTATTGTGTATTGTCGGTCTGATGCAGCTTCATTATGTTTGTCCTGTGACCGTAATGTCCATTCTGCAAATGCCCTTTCACGCCGACATTCCAGAACACTTGTCTGTGAAAGATGCAACTTGCAGCCTGCATTTGTTAGATGTATTGAGGAGAAGATATCTCTTTGTCCGAATTGTGATTGGTTGGGTCATGGTGGTTCCAATACAGGTTCCACACATAAGAGGCAAGCTGTTAGTTGTTATTCTGGTTGCCCTTCGGCTGCAGAACTCTCAACAATTTGGCCATTCTTCCTAGATTTCCCTTTGGTTGGTGATTCCAAATGTGAGCAGATTATGGGGTCAATGAGCATCAATGAAGTTTCAAGAGATAGCCAAGGGGCTCAAGGAAAAAAGAACATTCAAGATGCATCTGTGGCAGTTGGAGTTACCAACATTCAAAATGTGGATAAATCAACTGCTTGGACAGGGTCATCAATGCTTCCATATGACACAAAGCTACAGAATATTGAATTGCCTGCTGCATCTACATGTGCTGGTTCACCCAAG CTTTCCTGTTTTGGAGCAAAAGGACAAACAGTTTGTGAAGATGATAGCTTCTATGAGAATTTCAATATGGATGAAGTTGACTTGAGTATTGAGAATTATGATGAACTTTTTGGAGCAGCTCTTGATAATCCTGAAAAGCTTTTCGAAAATGATGATATTGATGGTCTTTTCGGGATGGAGATATCTGGTGCCGATTCCAACTGCCAGGATGCACATCTCATGGAG GGGTCATCAATGGGGCGTATTAATGGCATACAGCCAGCATGCAGCACTGCAGCTTCTGCAGATTCCATGATGAGCTGTAAGACAGAACCTAATATATGTTTTGCTCGGCAAGCTCACTCGAGCCTCTCATTTTCTGGTCTAACTGGAGAGAGTAGTGCTGGTGATTATCAGGACTGTGGGGCCTCTTCATTGCTTCTTATGGGTGAGCCACCGTGGTGTCCTCCATGCCCTGAGAGTTCAAATCTTGCAAGTAGCCGGAGCAATGCTGTAATGCgttataaagaaaagaaaaagacacgcAA ATTTGAGAAGAAAGTAAGGTATGCTTCTCGCAAGGCAAGAGCTGATGTTAGAAGGCGCGTGAAGGGACGCTTTGTCAAAGCTGGTGATGCTTATGATTATGACCCGATGACTCCAACTAGAAGCTACTGA